The Leucobacter chromiiresistens genome has a window encoding:
- the leuA gene encoding 2-isopropylmalate synthase, whose amino-acid sequence MQNLQQPSGMPTHRYRPFHEIIDVDLPDRTWPSRRITEAPRWCAVDLRDGNQALIDPMSPERKRIMFDLLVKMGYKEIEVGFPSASQTDFDFVRHLIEDGAIPDDVTIQVLTQAREHLITRTYESLIGAKRAIVHLYNSTSILQRDVVFRSDREGIKQIAVSGAKLCRASEHICPDTEIFYEYSPESFTGTELEYAVEVCNDVLEVLEPTPERKVIINLPATVEMATPNVYADSIEWMSRHLDHRENVILSLHPHNDRGTAVAAAELGYQAGADRIEGCLFGNGERTGNVDLVALGINLFTQGIDPQIDFSRLDEVRRTAEYCNQLRVPERSPWAGDLVYTAFSGSHQDAIKKGFERMAQDAEAAGTSVDEIEWAVPYLPVDPKDLGRSYEAVIRVNSQSGKGGVAYLLKTDHHLDLPRRLQIEFSSVVQGVTDSEGGEMSSDEIWRIFQDEYLPAQVEDAETWGRYKLFRTSATSAGDGITELAVDCRVGAEDQRLTARGNGPVDAFLNALNETGHSVTLFDYVEHAMSSGGDAVAAAYVDLEVDGQRLWGVGIDADTSRATLEAIVSSVNRAVRNRSREDVAEAANA is encoded by the coding sequence ATGCAGAACCTGCAGCAGCCTTCCGGGATGCCGACCCACCGGTACCGCCCCTTCCACGAGATCATCGACGTCGACCTCCCCGATCGCACCTGGCCCTCGCGGCGCATCACCGAGGCGCCGCGCTGGTGCGCGGTCGATCTGCGCGACGGCAACCAGGCGCTCATCGATCCGATGAGCCCCGAGCGCAAGCGGATCATGTTCGATCTGCTCGTCAAGATGGGGTACAAGGAGATCGAAGTCGGCTTCCCCTCGGCCAGCCAGACCGATTTCGACTTCGTGCGGCACCTCATCGAAGACGGCGCGATTCCCGACGACGTGACGATCCAGGTGCTGACGCAGGCGCGCGAGCACCTCATCACGCGCACCTACGAGTCGCTCATCGGCGCGAAGCGCGCGATCGTGCACCTCTACAACTCGACGAGCATTCTGCAGCGCGACGTGGTGTTCCGGTCGGATCGCGAGGGCATCAAGCAGATCGCGGTCTCGGGCGCGAAGCTGTGCCGGGCGAGCGAGCACATCTGCCCCGATACGGAGATCTTCTACGAGTACTCGCCGGAGTCGTTCACCGGAACCGAGCTCGAGTACGCGGTCGAGGTCTGCAACGACGTGCTCGAGGTGCTCGAGCCGACGCCCGAGCGCAAGGTGATCATCAACCTGCCGGCCACCGTCGAGATGGCGACGCCCAATGTCTACGCCGATTCGATCGAGTGGATGAGCCGCCATCTCGACCACCGCGAGAACGTGATCCTGTCGCTCCACCCGCACAACGACCGCGGAACCGCGGTCGCGGCGGCCGAGCTCGGCTACCAGGCGGGGGCGGATCGCATCGAGGGATGCCTCTTCGGCAACGGCGAGCGCACCGGCAACGTCGACCTCGTCGCGCTCGGCATCAACCTCTTCACCCAGGGCATCGACCCGCAGATCGACTTCTCGCGCCTCGACGAGGTGCGCCGCACGGCCGAGTACTGCAACCAGCTGCGCGTGCCCGAGCGCAGCCCGTGGGCGGGCGACCTGGTGTACACCGCGTTCTCGGGGTCGCATCAGGACGCCATCAAGAAGGGCTTCGAGCGGATGGCGCAGGACGCCGAGGCCGCGGGCACGAGCGTCGACGAGATCGAGTGGGCCGTGCCGTACCTGCCGGTCGACCCGAAGGACCTCGGCCGCTCCTACGAGGCCGTGATCCGCGTGAACTCGCAGTCGGGCAAGGGGGGCGTCGCCTACCTGCTGAAGACCGATCACCACCTCGATCTGCCGCGCCGCCTGCAGATCGAGTTCAGCTCGGTCGTGCAGGGCGTCACCGACTCGGAGGGCGGCGAGATGTCGAGCGACGAGATCTGGCGCATCTTCCAGGACGAGTACCTGCCCGCCCAGGTGGAGGACGCCGAGACGTGGGGCCGGTACAAGCTGTTCCGCACGTCGGCGACGAGCGCCGGCGACGGGATCACCGAACTGGCGGTCGACTGCCGCGTCGGCGCCGAGGATCAGCGGCTCACGGCGCGCGGCAACGGCCCGGTCGACGCCTTCCTCAACGCCCTCAACGAGACGGGCCACTCGGTGACGCTGTTCGACTACGTCGAGCACGCCATGAGCTCGGGCGGCGACGCCGTGGCGGCCGCCTACGTCGATCTCGAGGTCGACGGGCAGCGGCTCTGGGGCGTGGGCATCGACGCGGACACGAGCCGCGCGACGCTCGAGGCGATCGTGAGCTCCGTCAACCGGGCGGTGCGCAATCGCAGCCGCGAGGACGTCGCGGAGGCGGCCAACGCCTGA
- the secF gene encoding protein translocase subunit SecF, whose amino-acid sequence MARSFAEFGNALYTGEKSIDFVGRRKTWYVISIVLIIISIAGPLLRGGFTFGIEFTGGSQFQVHLSESQDRDPAIAESAVQEALPGSAPRVSQVGPTDIRVQTEALSDAENREVAEAIAESYDVPVAEVTTSYIGPAWGQDITRQAIIALIVFILFAALVMAIYFRTWKMSLAAIIALLHDLVITAGIYGISGFEITPAAMIGFLTILGYSLYDTVVVFDKIRENTAPGELNDRRTFAESVNLGVNQTLVRSINTSVVALLPVASILFIGAFVLGAGTLRDISLALFIGIFVGAYSTIFIASPAYAHLREREPGIRKHDAKVLRTRERGDASAAVSEDDAAVDGADAARLR is encoded by the coding sequence ATGGCTCGCTCATTCGCCGAGTTCGGCAACGCGCTCTACACGGGCGAGAAGTCGATCGACTTCGTCGGCCGTCGCAAGACGTGGTACGTGATCTCCATCGTGCTGATCATCATCTCCATCGCCGGTCCGCTGCTGCGCGGCGGCTTCACCTTCGGCATCGAGTTCACGGGCGGCAGCCAGTTCCAGGTGCACCTCTCGGAGTCGCAGGATCGCGATCCCGCGATCGCGGAGTCGGCGGTGCAGGAGGCGCTCCCGGGGAGCGCGCCCCGCGTGTCGCAGGTCGGCCCGACCGACATCCGCGTGCAGACCGAGGCGCTCTCCGACGCCGAGAACCGCGAAGTCGCGGAGGCGATCGCCGAGAGCTACGACGTGCCCGTCGCCGAGGTGACGACGTCGTACATCGGGCCGGCCTGGGGGCAGGACATCACGCGTCAGGCGATCATCGCGCTGATCGTGTTCATCCTCTTCGCCGCGCTCGTGATGGCGATCTACTTCAGAACCTGGAAGATGTCGCTGGCGGCGATCATCGCGCTGCTGCACGACCTCGTGATCACCGCGGGCATCTACGGCATCTCGGGCTTCGAGATCACCCCGGCGGCCATGATCGGCTTCCTGACCATCCTCGGCTACTCCCTCTACGACACCGTCGTGGTGTTCGACAAGATCCGCGAGAACACGGCGCCGGGCGAGCTGAACGACCGGCGCACCTTCGCGGAGTCCGTGAATCTGGGCGTCAACCAGACGCTGGTTCGGTCGATCAACACCTCGGTCGTGGCGCTGCTGCCGGTCGCGTCGATCCTCTTCATCGGAGCATTCGTGCTCGGCGCAGGCACGCTGCGTGACATCTCGCTGGCGCTCTTCATCGGCATCTTCGTCGGGGCGTACTCGACGATCTTCATCGCGTCGCCCGCGTACGCGCACCTGCGCGAGCGCGAGCCCGGCATCCGCAAGCACGACGCCAAGGTGCTCCGCACGCGTGAGCGCGGCGACGCTTCGGCGGCGGTATCGGAAGACGACGCGGCGGTCGACGGGGCCGACGCGGCGCGGCTCCGCTAG
- a CDS encoding RelA/SpoT family protein, with protein MASQDTTTGGTTALRRLVPRIFSRGSAPGAVDQLIRTVRGNHPRADLTVIERAYAVAERAHRGQKRRSGEPYITHPIAVAQILADLGIAPGVIAAALLHDTVEDTEYTLDQLTQEFGEEIAMLVDGVTKLDKVKYGDSAQAETVRKMVVAMAKDIRVLVIKLADRLHNARTWGFVSGDSAKRKAQETIEIYAPLAHRLGIQSMKTELEDLSFAVLKPKLYAEIQNLVEQRNPQRDELVGRVIGAIEGDLRESKIRGEVTGRPKELYSIYQKMIVRGREFDDIYDLVGIRVLVNSIRDCYAVLGAVHARWTPIPGRFKDYIATPKFNLYQSLHTTVIGPDGRAVEIQIRTVEMHQRAEYGVAAHWKYKQRQQNQSQASNDMAWLAHISDWQAETEDPSEFLDALRYEIGAKEVYVFTPKGRVIGLPDGGTTVDFAYAVHTEVGHRTMGARVNGRLVPLETALQNGDVVEVFTSKDPNAGPNQDWLGFVQSKRAQNKIKQWFTKERREEAAETGKIEITKALRKQGLPLHRVMNSSALQQIALQLRYLDVTTLYAAVGEGHVSAQSVVEKVTALVFDEQTSTEPALATLPIIEAPRAPKTTDSSGVVVAGASDVLAKLAKCCTPVPGDEILGYVTKGQGVSVHRVDCHNFMTLRAQEDRVVGVEWAPTSKSVFLVQIQVEALDRAGLLSDVTRTLSEHHVNILSASVNTSSSRLAISKFVFEMANATHLEHVLNAVRRIDGVYDVYRITN; from the coding sequence GTGGCAAGTCAAGATACGACGACCGGCGGAACGACTGCGCTTCGGCGCCTGGTGCCGCGTATCTTCTCCCGCGGAAGCGCCCCCGGCGCCGTTGATCAGCTGATCCGCACGGTGCGCGGCAACCACCCGCGCGCGGACCTCACGGTCATCGAGCGCGCGTACGCGGTGGCGGAGCGCGCGCACCGCGGCCAGAAGCGCCGCAGCGGTGAGCCGTACATCACCCACCCCATCGCGGTGGCGCAGATCCTCGCCGACCTCGGCATCGCTCCGGGCGTCATCGCGGCGGCGCTGCTGCACGACACGGTGGAGGACACGGAGTACACCCTCGATCAGCTGACGCAGGAGTTCGGCGAAGAGATCGCGATGCTCGTCGACGGGGTCACGAAGCTCGACAAGGTCAAGTACGGCGATTCGGCCCAGGCCGAGACCGTGCGCAAGATGGTCGTCGCGATGGCGAAAGACATCAGGGTGCTGGTGATCAAGCTCGCCGACCGGCTGCACAATGCGCGCACCTGGGGGTTCGTCTCGGGCGACTCCGCGAAGCGCAAGGCGCAGGAGACGATCGAGATCTACGCCCCGCTCGCGCATCGCCTGGGCATCCAGTCGATGAAGACGGAGCTCGAGGATCTCTCGTTCGCAGTGCTCAAGCCGAAGCTCTACGCCGAGATTCAGAACCTCGTCGAGCAGCGCAATCCGCAGCGCGACGAGCTCGTCGGCCGGGTGATCGGAGCGATCGAGGGCGACCTTCGGGAGTCGAAGATCCGCGGCGAGGTGACCGGCCGTCCGAAGGAGCTCTACTCGATCTATCAGAAGATGATCGTGCGCGGCCGGGAGTTCGACGACATCTACGATCTCGTCGGCATCCGCGTGCTCGTGAACTCGATCCGCGACTGCTACGCGGTTCTCGGCGCGGTGCACGCGCGATGGACGCCGATCCCGGGCCGCTTCAAGGACTACATCGCGACGCCGAAGTTCAACCTCTACCAGTCGCTCCACACCACGGTGATCGGGCCCGACGGCCGCGCCGTCGAGATCCAGATCCGCACGGTCGAGATGCACCAGCGCGCGGAGTACGGCGTCGCAGCGCACTGGAAGTACAAGCAGCGCCAGCAGAATCAGAGCCAGGCGTCGAACGACATGGCCTGGCTCGCGCACATCTCGGACTGGCAGGCGGAGACCGAGGATCCGAGCGAGTTCCTCGACGCGCTCCGATACGAGATCGGTGCGAAGGAGGTGTACGTCTTCACGCCGAAGGGTCGGGTGATCGGACTGCCCGACGGCGGCACAACGGTCGACTTCGCCTACGCCGTGCACACCGAGGTCGGCCACCGCACGATGGGCGCGCGCGTCAACGGCCGTCTGGTGCCGCTCGAAACCGCGCTGCAGAACGGCGACGTCGTCGAGGTGTTCACCTCGAAGGATCCGAACGCCGGCCCGAACCAGGACTGGCTCGGCTTCGTGCAGAGCAAGCGCGCCCAGAACAAGATCAAGCAGTGGTTCACGAAGGAGCGGCGCGAGGAGGCCGCCGAGACCGGCAAGATCGAGATCACGAAGGCGCTGCGCAAGCAGGGCCTGCCGCTGCACCGCGTCATGAACTCCTCGGCGCTGCAGCAGATCGCCCTCCAGCTCAGGTACCTGGATGTCACGACGCTCTACGCGGCGGTCGGCGAGGGGCACGTCTCCGCGCAGTCGGTCGTGGAGAAGGTGACGGCGCTCGTCTTCGACGAGCAGACGTCCACCGAGCCGGCGCTCGCGACGCTCCCGATCATCGAGGCGCCGCGCGCGCCGAAGACGACCGACTCGAGCGGCGTGGTGGTGGCCGGCGCCTCCGATGTCCTCGCCAAGCTCGCGAAGTGCTGCACCCCGGTGCCGGGCGACGAGATTCTCGGGTACGTGACGAAGGGGCAGGGCGTCTCCGTGCACCGCGTCGACTGCCACAACTTCATGACGCTGCGCGCTCAGGAGGATCGCGTGGTGGGCGTGGAATGGGCGCCCACGTCGAAGAGCGTCTTCCTCGTGCAGATCCAGGTGGAGGCGTTGGATCGAGCCGGCCTGCTCTCGGATGTGACGCGCACGCTCTCGGAGCACCACGTGAACATCCTCTCCGCGTCGGTGAACACGTCGAGCTCCCGTCTCGCGATCAGCAAGTTCGTGTTCGAGATGGCGAATGCGACGCACCTCGAGCATGTGCTGAACGCCGTGCGTCGCATCGACGGCGTCTACGACGTGTACCGCATCACCAACTAA
- the ruvB gene encoding Holliday junction branch migration DNA helicase RuvB — protein MSGELSAQASASEQGYEGALRPSSLAEFVGQSKVRRQLGLLLDAATMRRHTPDHILLAGPPGLGKTTLSMIVASELDKPLHQTSGPAIQHAGDLAAVLSALTPGEVLFIDEIHRMARSAEEMLYLAMEDFKVDIMVGKGAGATSVPLELSPFTLVGATTRAGLLPNPLRDRFGFTAHLEFYSDDELSQVVSRASGLIEFALSENGVDEIARRSRGTPRIANRLLRRVRDYGLVHDLPGDASTVQAALALYDVDDHGLDRLDREVLRAVVERFNGGPVGLSTLAVSVGEESETIEAVVEPFLVRTGLLSRTPRGRVATRLGWEHVGLEPPTAP, from the coding sequence GTGAGCGGTGAGCTCTCGGCCCAGGCGTCGGCCTCGGAGCAGGGCTACGAGGGGGCGCTCCGGCCGTCGAGCCTCGCGGAGTTCGTCGGCCAGTCGAAGGTGCGGCGGCAGCTCGGGCTGCTGCTCGACGCCGCCACGATGCGCCGCCACACCCCGGACCACATCCTGCTCGCCGGCCCTCCGGGGCTCGGCAAGACGACGCTGTCGATGATCGTCGCATCCGAACTCGACAAGCCGCTCCACCAGACGTCGGGCCCCGCCATCCAGCACGCGGGCGACCTCGCCGCCGTGCTGTCGGCGCTCACGCCCGGCGAGGTGCTCTTCATCGACGAGATCCACCGCATGGCGCGCAGCGCCGAGGAGATGCTGTATCTCGCGATGGAGGATTTCAAGGTCGACATCATGGTGGGCAAGGGCGCCGGCGCGACGTCGGTGCCGCTCGAGCTCTCGCCGTTCACGCTCGTGGGCGCGACTACGCGCGCGGGTCTGCTGCCCAATCCGCTGCGCGACCGCTTCGGCTTCACGGCGCACCTGGAGTTCTACTCCGACGACGAGCTCTCGCAGGTGGTGAGCCGCGCTTCGGGCCTCATCGAGTTCGCACTCTCGGAGAACGGCGTCGACGAGATCGCGCGTCGCTCGCGGGGCACGCCCCGAATCGCCAACCGGTTGCTGAGGCGGGTGCGCGACTACGGGCTGGTGCACGATCTCCCGGGCGATGCGTCGACCGTGCAGGCGGCGCTCGCGCTTTACGACGTCGACGACCACGGGCTGGATCGGCTCGACCGCGAGGTGCTGCGCGCCGTGGTCGAGCGCTTCAACGGCGGCCCGGTCGGGCTCTCGACGCTCGCGGTGTCGGTGGGAGAGGAATCGGAGACGATCGAGGCGGTCGTGGAGCCCTTCCTCGTGCGCACCGGTCTGCTCTCGCGCACGCCGCGCGGCCGCGTGGCGACCCGGCTCGGGTGGGAGCACGTGGGGCTGGAGCCGCCGACCGCTCCGTGA
- the ruvA gene encoding Holliday junction branch migration protein RuvA — MIASIRGPVLAAGAGWVVVELGGLGMRVEVPSGRVSAAQPGEELRLHTSLVVREDSLTLFGFASEAELDVFGHLIAVSGVGPRSALGVLSALTPGEIAAAVALDDEKPFRKVSGIGPKTAKLITLSLAGKLAHLSLGADAEREATAAPQDAVAAGVREGLVGLGWSEAEAGQAVQDARDAGAPDESAGLLRAALALLQAGRGGARGSRGAR; from the coding sequence GTGATTGCTTCGATTCGCGGGCCCGTGCTCGCCGCCGGTGCCGGATGGGTCGTCGTCGAGCTGGGCGGACTCGGCATGCGCGTCGAGGTGCCGAGCGGGCGCGTCTCCGCCGCGCAGCCGGGCGAAGAGCTGCGCCTGCACACCTCGCTCGTGGTGCGCGAGGACTCGTTGACGCTGTTCGGCTTCGCCTCGGAGGCGGAGCTCGACGTCTTCGGCCACCTCATCGCCGTCTCGGGCGTGGGGCCGCGGAGTGCGCTGGGCGTGCTCTCGGCGCTGACGCCCGGCGAGATCGCGGCGGCAGTGGCGCTCGACGACGAGAAGCCGTTCCGCAAGGTCTCGGGGATCGGCCCGAAGACGGCGAAGCTCATCACCCTCTCGCTCGCGGGGAAGCTCGCGCATCTGTCGCTCGGCGCCGACGCCGAGCGCGAAGCCACCGCCGCTCCGCAGGATGCAGTGGCCGCCGGCGTGCGCGAGGGGCTCGTCGGGCTGGGCTGGAGCGAGGCCGAGGCGGGCCAGGCCGTGCAGGATGCGCGCGATGCGGGCGCCCCCGACGAGAGCGCCGGGCTGCTGCGCGCCGCGTTGGCGCTGCTGCAGGCGGGCCGCGGGGGAGCACGCGGATCGCGAGGCGCCCGGTGA
- the secD gene encoding protein translocase subunit SecD has translation MASSPAVRRARRSLVLLLVFIVGLTGLIAYGVFNSNATWTPKLALDLQGGTQVLLAAEQTGGEAVAGDQLQQAVSIIRQRVDAAGVSEAEITTQGNQHISVSIPGKADEATMQRIEASANLDFRPVLTYGIGAGSEQAGAEESAEAGAATGEAETADPAADDTAAAEDGSAEGEGAEGEEAEAYDETLDPETIPESAGDTAWITPALQEKFDAFTCDSDAALDAGNAPADRPLITCDDTGAVKYILGPVELDGSVITDAVAQVGTTSTGASTGEWVVQITMDKKGTEAFGKISTRLFGAAEPQNQFAFVLDGRVLSAPTMQAQILDGRPSISGQFTQESAAALADQLKFGALPIDFSVQSQEDISATLGTSQLAAGLLAGLIGLLLVVVYSAFQYRALGSLTIASLVVAGILTYLLLTFFSWRQGYRLSLAGVAGIIVAVGFTADSFIVYFERIRDALRDGFSIESAVEHGWKRAFRTVLASDGVNFLAAVILFILAVGNVKGFAFTLGLTTLVDVIVIAFFTHPIMTLLARTRFYQGGHPFSGLDPQKLGAVYRGRMQFREPVVVSQGGKKNARSQAEAARRQTIAERKALMADASAGKES, from the coding sequence TTGGCGTCATCACCCGCCGTTCGGAGGGCGCGTCGCTCCCTCGTTCTTCTCCTGGTATTCATCGTCGGCCTCACCGGCTTGATCGCATACGGCGTGTTCAACAGCAACGCCACCTGGACCCCGAAGCTCGCGCTCGACCTGCAGGGCGGCACCCAGGTGCTGCTCGCCGCGGAGCAGACGGGCGGCGAGGCGGTCGCCGGCGACCAGCTGCAGCAGGCCGTCTCGATCATCCGCCAGCGCGTCGACGCCGCGGGCGTCTCCGAGGCGGAGATCACGACCCAGGGCAACCAGCACATCTCCGTGTCCATCCCGGGCAAGGCGGATGAGGCGACGATGCAGCGCATCGAGGCGTCGGCGAACCTCGACTTCCGCCCGGTGCTGACGTACGGCATCGGAGCGGGCTCCGAGCAGGCCGGCGCGGAGGAGAGCGCCGAGGCCGGCGCCGCGACGGGCGAGGCGGAGACCGCCGATCCGGCGGCCGACGACACCGCCGCCGCGGAGGACGGCTCAGCCGAGGGCGAGGGCGCCGAGGGTGAGGAGGCCGAGGCCTACGACGAGACCCTCGATCCCGAGACGATTCCCGAGAGCGCCGGCGACACCGCCTGGATCACCCCGGCCCTGCAGGAGAAGTTCGACGCCTTCACCTGCGACTCCGACGCCGCGCTCGACGCGGGCAACGCTCCGGCCGACCGGCCGCTCATCACGTGCGACGACACCGGCGCCGTCAAGTACATCCTCGGCCCAGTCGAGCTCGACGGTTCGGTCATCACCGACGCGGTCGCGCAGGTCGGCACGACCTCCACGGGCGCCTCCACCGGCGAGTGGGTCGTGCAGATCACGATGGACAAGAAGGGCACCGAGGCCTTCGGCAAGATCAGCACGCGACTCTTCGGAGCTGCGGAGCCGCAGAACCAGTTCGCGTTCGTGCTCGACGGGCGCGTGCTCTCGGCTCCGACGATGCAGGCGCAGATCCTCGACGGCCGCCCCTCCATCAGCGGGCAGTTCACGCAGGAGTCCGCAGCCGCTCTGGCGGACCAGCTGAAGTTCGGCGCGCTCCCGATCGACTTCTCGGTGCAGAGCCAGGAGGACATCTCGGCGACGCTCGGCACGAGCCAGCTCGCCGCGGGTCTGCTCGCGGGGCTTATCGGCCTGCTGCTGGTCGTCGTCTACTCGGCGTTCCAGTACCGCGCGCTCGGGTCGCTCACCATCGCGTCGCTCGTCGTCGCCGGCATTCTGACCTACCTGCTGCTCACGTTCTTCTCGTGGCGGCAGGGGTACCGGTTGTCGCTCGCCGGCGTCGCGGGCATCATCGTCGCGGTCGGCTTCACCGCGGACTCCTTCATCGTGTACTTCGAACGCATCCGAGACGCGCTGCGCGACGGGTTCTCGATCGAGAGCGCTGTGGAGCACGGGTGGAAGCGGGCGTTCCGCACGGTGCTCGCCTCCGACGGCGTGAACTTCCTCGCCGCGGTCATCCTGTTCATCCTCGCCGTCGGCAATGTGAAGGGCTTCGCGTTCACGCTCGGCCTCACGACGCTCGTCGACGTGATCGTGATCGCATTCTTCACGCACCCGATCATGACGCTGCTCGCGCGCACGCGGTTCTACCAGGGCGGTCACCCGTTCTCGGGCCTCGATCCGCAGAAGCTGGGCGCGGTCTACCGGGGGCGCATGCAGTTCCGCGAACCCGTGGTCGTCTCGCAGGGCGGCAAGAAGAACGCCCGCAGTCAGGCGGAGGCCGCTCGACGACAGACCATCGCCGAACGCAAGGCCCTCATGGCCGATGCGTCAGCCGGAAAGGAGAGCTGA
- the yajC gene encoding preprotein translocase subunit YajC, which translates to MPLDPITLVMFALIALLIFFMFRNGKKRQAAQLELQNNLRPGAEVMLQSGIFGTIDAVDEEENKVTLHSGTSTFVVHRNAVAQVVAPVDAVVEEEGSALAPDDDPAFGERFGATDATPAGAAPVADDAPIAPETEPRRDRDNDTDVDEQGNGSAPKA; encoded by the coding sequence GTGCCTCTGGATCCGATCACCCTGGTGATGTTCGCGCTGATCGCGCTGTTGATCTTCTTCATGTTCCGGAACGGGAAGAAGCGCCAGGCCGCGCAGCTCGAACTGCAGAACAACCTCCGTCCGGGTGCAGAGGTCATGCTCCAGTCCGGCATCTTCGGCACGATCGACGCCGTCGATGAGGAGGAGAACAAGGTCACGCTGCACAGCGGCACCTCGACCTTCGTCGTGCACCGCAACGCGGTCGCCCAGGTCGTGGCGCCGGTCGACGCGGTCGTGGAGGAGGAGGGCTCCGCGCTCGCTCCCGACGACGATCCGGCGTTCGGCGAGCGGTTCGGCGCCACCGACGCGACGCCCGCAGGGGCGGCTCCGGTCGCGGATGACGCGCCGATCGCCCCCGAGACCGAGCCCCGTCGCGATCGCGACAACGACACCGACGTCGATGAGCAGGGGAACGGTTCGGCGCCGAAGGCCTGA